CCTTGTCCTCAATGATGGAGTCGTGAAGAGCGACCGATGGTCTCTGACCGTCCTTTCTGAGGGTGACCGGGTTGAACTGGTGTCCTTCGTGGGAGGAGGGTGATATGGATGACAAACTGATCGTGGGCGGAAGGGA
The DNA window shown above is from Syntrophorhabdus sp. and carries:
- the thiS gene encoding sulfur carrier protein ThiS; protein product: MKITVNGKTVEIVEGMDLHRLVHSGKADPGRVILVLNDGVVKSDRWSLTVLSEGDRVELVSFVGGG